The following are encoded together in the Bradyrhizobium genosp. L genome:
- a CDS encoding TetR/AcrR family transcriptional regulator has protein sequence MVYRRTHQVVKRLAARRSAILTAARDAAADGGMAAVQIAPVAVRANVAAGTVYRYFPSKAELISELITEVSRDELTAIRRAADAAPGPSSALAAAVTTIAVHVLSQRKLAWGILAEPVDVDVTASRLASRRDISGELAARIDAAVRAGHLPAQDTALAATALLGALHEALVGPLAPANLDDPAKSRDAVQTVTLLGLRAVGVMDARARGLVVQATTPAKALVGA, from the coding sequence ATGGTTTATCGGCGCACGCATCAGGTTGTGAAACGGCTCGCCGCGCGGCGCAGCGCCATTCTGACGGCGGCGCGGGATGCCGCGGCCGACGGCGGCATGGCCGCGGTGCAGATCGCGCCGGTCGCGGTGCGCGCCAATGTCGCGGCCGGCACCGTCTATCGCTATTTCCCTTCCAAGGCCGAGCTGATCTCGGAGCTGATCACGGAAGTTTCGCGCGACGAACTGACCGCTATCCGCCGCGCCGCCGATGCCGCACCCGGCCCGTCATCGGCGCTGGCTGCCGCGGTGACGACGATCGCGGTCCACGTGCTGTCGCAACGCAAGCTCGCCTGGGGCATCTTGGCTGAACCCGTCGACGTCGACGTCACCGCCTCGCGGCTCGCCAGCCGCCGCGACATTTCCGGCGAGCTCGCGGCGCGGATCGACGCCGCGGTGCGTGCCGGCCATTTGCCGGCGCAGGATACCGCGCTCGCGGCCACCGCCTTGCTCGGCGCGCTGCACGAGGCGCTGGTCGGCCCGCTGGCGCCGGCCAATCTCGACGATCCCGCCAAATCGCGCGATGCGGTGCAGACCGTGACCTTGCTCGGCCTGCGCGCAGTCGGCGTGATGGATGCCCGCGCCCGCGGCCTCGTGGTGCAGGCGACGACGCCGGCGAAGGCGCTGGTCGGCGCCTGA
- a CDS encoding ABC transporter substrate-binding protein — MRFVGGVGALCALAVLAWPAASGSAEMRGVTATEIRIGQTMPYSGPVSAFGALGRGEVGYFRMLNERGGINGRKVNFISLDDSYAPPKTVEQTRRLVESDEVAVIFSSIGTAHNTAIAKYLQGKNIPQLFLGSGASKFGDVTQFPQVAMGVQAPFRYEARLYARYALAKNPNARFAVIAQNDDYGRDYLAGLKDALGEKYDAVVTVATYEITDPTIDSQIVKLKASGADVFVIAATPKFAAQSIRKAFEIGWRPLTFLSNTAVWISTVMEPAGVEAGTGIISTAYVKDPDDPAWKDDPGMKDWHAFMTKYVPDGDQRDTNYVNAYNSAMAMEAVLKACGDDLSSENILKQAFAIKNLELPMLLPGIRLNTSPTDHIPVDQMQFMRFNGKSWDRFGELQTGN, encoded by the coding sequence ATGCGTTTCGTCGGGGGCGTTGGCGCTCTTTGCGCGCTTGCGGTTTTGGCTTGGCCGGCGGCATCGGGTTCAGCCGAGATGCGCGGCGTCACCGCGACCGAGATCAGGATCGGCCAGACCATGCCGTACAGCGGCCCGGTGTCGGCGTTCGGCGCGCTGGGCCGGGGCGAGGTCGGCTATTTCAGGATGCTGAACGAGCGCGGCGGCATCAACGGGCGCAAGGTGAACTTCATCTCGCTCGATGATTCCTATGCGCCGCCGAAGACGGTGGAGCAGACGCGCCGCCTGGTCGAGAGCGACGAGGTGGCGGTGATCTTCTCCTCGATCGGCACCGCGCACAACACCGCGATCGCAAAATACCTGCAAGGCAAGAACATCCCGCAGCTGTTCCTCGGCTCGGGTGCCTCGAAATTCGGCGACGTCACGCAGTTTCCGCAGGTGGCGATGGGCGTGCAGGCCCCGTTCCGCTACGAGGCGCGGCTCTATGCGCGCTACGCGCTGGCGAAGAACCCGAATGCGCGATTCGCCGTGATCGCGCAGAACGACGATTACGGACGCGACTACCTGGCGGGCCTCAAGGATGCGCTCGGCGAGAAATACGATGCCGTCGTCACCGTCGCGACCTATGAGATCACGGACCCGACCATCGACTCGCAGATCGTCAAGCTGAAGGCCTCCGGCGCCGACGTCTTCGTGATCGCTGCGACGCCGAAATTCGCGGCGCAGTCGATCCGCAAGGCCTTCGAGATCGGCTGGCGTCCGCTGACCTTCCTGTCCAACACCGCGGTCTGGATCTCGACCGTGATGGAGCCTGCGGGCGTGGAGGCCGGCACCGGCATCATCTCCACGGCCTATGTGAAGGATCCCGACGATCCGGCGTGGAAGGACGATCCCGGCATGAAGGACTGGCACGCGTTCATGACCAAATACGTGCCCGACGGCGACCAGCGCGACACCAACTATGTCAACGCCTACAACAGCGCGATGGCGATGGAGGCGGTGCTGAAGGCCTGTGGCGACGATCTCTCCAGCGAGAACATCCTGAAGCAGGCGTTCGCGATCAAGAACCTGGAGCTGCCGATGCTGCTGCCGGGCATCCGGCTCAACACCTCGCCGACCGATCACATCCCGGTCGACCAGATGCAGTTCATGCGCTTCAACGGCAAGAGCTGGGACCGCTTCGGCGAGCTGCAGACTGGGAATTGA